A window of the Salvelinus alpinus chromosome 3, SLU_Salpinus.1, whole genome shotgun sequence genome harbors these coding sequences:
- the LOC139570051 gene encoding BRD4-interacting chromatin-remodeling complex-associated protein-like isoform X1, which yields MDDEDDRRLLDIIGDVQALNDYLHGSTNKSIEEDDVTNAAYGSAGTFFTSNTAGSNSGLKDSEFEDSAGAGLQLSSSLSFIEDELGGGASPGGMDLGGGEDQHFDILQKSLMEADITEQTLEQEAMLDSQPPPPPAPSPFPAQLVSGGYSGGVTTATAAFPSGQFLQGVSQVSQLPNGQAGGHIQVLGSFGGGGVQQILLRQGGEIGGVMGGVAAGGQVFAASSQTGQVNQVGLPFKNIPLQNIIIQRGPGGTQALVRPIQPKPLQAGAQTVYSLGLQTTTTTMVNTAAQGHYTANGSILVHSPLGQQNQGQQAQANLAPGQYLVHHNGSSDPSQSTMVANQNTVQLVTGQNFTATAGGQLIQVGGSQVGLGGAMTQKWQTFPGTSPAPIQAASNQGCLTLVGTATTGVRGQVLCSPVQRLVVTQNSSSLSPMSLSGTGTATQDEEYSQAQTQLVNLLGNKAVKTMTSMSQDSLLNTQVSAQKRPAPQQLTRGAMMLHQLTMDRSGVLSPDITRFTSLDDALHRLLPYHMFHGAPPNKEEFSQVDDEFETMATQVLKRTQVMINKYRRLLMVEAERSSPSSEMVMIDRTFNQEERQNLTQDKRMILVDPDGFLEDFCCAVKPSPLSPPCLPLDPLSSPSSSHGHRQSVRGVTTDPPYRTDPQSGYGDPGGGSGGGGIDSYKSIIDLKRTQHSNYGNKAACSNNNNNSNYHLGNVAATATAAVSTGTEQTQHLSHLSSHPQAPLPLPPTPPDTDSVLEAAVNSILEC from the exons ATGGATGATGAGGACGATCGCCGTCTTCTGGATATTATAGG agATGTGCAGGCATTGAATGACTACCTCCACGGCTCCACCAACAAGTCT ATTGAGGAGGATGATGTGACGAACGCAGCGTACGGCTCTGCTGGAACCTTCTTCACTAGTAACACT gctggCTCTAACTCCGGCCTCAAAGATAGCGAGTTTGAGGATTCAGCGGGGGCTGGCCTCCAGCTTTCCAGCAGCCTATCGTTCATCGAGGATGAGCTGGGGGGAGGAGCCTCTCCAGGAGGAATGGAtcttggaggaggagaggatcagcACTTTGACATCCTGCAGAAGTCTCTCATGGAGGCAGACATCACTGAACAGACTCTGGAACAGGAGGCCATGCTAGACTCCCAACCACCTCCCCCTCCGGCCCCCTCCCCATTCCCCGCCCAGCTGGTCTCGGGGGGGTACAGCGGCGGGGTCACCACGGCGACAGCAGCGTTTCCCAGTGGTCAGTTCCTCCAGGGCGTATCCCAGGTGTCCCAGCTGCCCAACGGCCAGGCAGGGGGGCACATCCAGGTGTTGGGGTCCTTCGGAGGTGGTGGTGTCCAACAGATCCTCCTCCGGCAGGGTGGGGAGATTGGGGGGGTGATGGGGGGAGTAGCAGCAGGGGGGCAGGTGTTCGCCGCCTCCTCCCAAACGGGCCAGGTGAACCAGGTGGGCTTGCCCTTTAAAAATATCCCCCTGCAGAACATCATCATCCAGAGAGGACCAGGGGGCACCCAGGCCCTGGTCAGACCTATCCAGCCCAAACCCCTTCAAGCTGGGGCTCAGACAGTCTACAGCCTGGGACTCcagaccacaaccaccaccatggTTAATACTGCGGCCCAGGGACACTACACAGCTAACGGCTCCATCCTGGTCCACTCTCCACTGGGGCAGCAGAACCAGGGACAACAAGCCCAGGCCAACCTGGCCCCAGGGCAGTACCTGGTCCACCACAATGGCTCCTCAGACCCATCCCAATCAACCATGGTAGCCAATCAGAACACAGTGCAGCTTGTCACCGGGCAGAACTTCACGGCGACGGCGGGTGGTCAGCTGATCCAGGTGGGAGGCAGTCAGGTGGGATTAGGAGGAGCCATGACCCAAAAATGGCAGACTTTTCCTGGTACTAGCCCTGCCCCCATCCAGGCGGCATCAAATCAGGGGTGTCTGACGCTGGTTGGCACAGCGACCACAGGGGTTCGGGGTCAGGTGTTGTGCAGCCCAGTGCAGCGCCTCGTAGTGACTCAGAACAGCAGCtccctctcccccatgtctctctctggtactggtactgccaCACAGGACGAGGAATACTCACAG GCTCAGACACAGCTTGTCAACCTCCTTGGAAACAAAG CTGTGAAAACAATGACCTCCATGAGCCAAGACTCCCTGCTAAACACACAG GTCAGCGCTCAGAAGAGGCCGGCCCCTCAGCAGCTCACCAGAGGAGCAAT GATGCTACATCAGTTGACGATGGATCGTTCAGGGGTTCTGTCACCTGACATCACCCGCTTCACCTCATTGGATGACGCACTGCACAGACTCCTCCCCTACCACATGTTCCACGGTGCTCCGCCCAACAAGGAAGAGTTTTCTCAAG TGGATGATGAGTTTGAGACAATGGCGACTCAGGTGTTGAAGAGAACCCAGGTTATGATCAACAAATACAGACGACTGCTGATGGTGGAGGCTGAG CGCTCCAGTCCCTCCTCAGAGATGGTGATGATTGACAGGACCTTTAACCAAGAGGAACGCCAGAACCTGACACAGGACAAACGTATGATACTGGTTGACCcag atGGCTTCTTGGAAGATTTCTGTTGTGCGGTGAagccgtctcccctctctcccccctgcctccccttggaccctctctcctccccctcgtcCAGCCATGGCCATAGACAGTCAGTGAGGGGGGTGACCACAGACCCCCCTTACAGGACAGACCCCCAGTCAGGCTATGGAGACCCGGGGGGAGGTAGTGGGGGAGGAGGAATAGACTCTTATAAGAGTATCATTGACCTGAAGAGGACTCAACATAGCAACTATGGAAACAAAGCTGCTtgtagcaacaacaacaacaacagcaactatCACCTTGGAAACGTGGCTGCTACGGCCACAGCGGCAGTGTCGACAGGGACGGAACAGACTCAGCACCTGTCTCACCTGTCCTCTCACCCCCAGGCCCCCctacccctccctcccaccccgcCCGACACAGACTCGGTTCTAGAGGCAGCCGTCAACAGCATTCTAGAATGTTAG
- the LOC139570051 gene encoding BRD4-interacting chromatin-remodeling complex-associated protein-like isoform X6, translating into MDDEDDRRLLDIIGSLPLSFRDVQALNDYLHGSTNKSIEEDDVTNAAYGSAGTFFTSNTAGSNSGLKDSEFEDSAGAGLQLSSSLSFIEDELGGGASPGGMDLGGGEDQHFDILQKSLMEADITEQTLEQEAMLDSQPPPPPAPSPFPAQLVSGGYSGGVTTATAAFPSGQFLQGVSQVSQLPNGQAGGHIQVLGSFGGGGVQQILLRQGGEIGGVMGGVAAGGQVFAASSQTGQVNQVGLPFKNIPLQNIIIQRGPGGTQALVRPIQPKPLQAGAQTVYSLGLQTTTTTMVNTAAQGHYTANGSILVHSPLGQQNQGQQAQANLAPGQYLVHHNGSSDPSQSTMVANQNTVQLVTGQNFTATAGGQLIQVGGSQVGLGGAMTQKWQTFPGTSPAPIQAASNQGCLTLVGTATTGVRGQVLCSPVQRLVVTQNSSSLSPMSLSGTGTATQDEEYSQAQTQLVNLLGNKAVKTMTSMSQDSLLNTQVSAQKRPAPQQLTRGAMMLHQLTMDRSGVLSPDITRFTSLDDALHRLLPYHMFHGAPPNKEEFSQVDDEFETMATQVLKRTQVMINKYRRLLMVEAERSSPSSEMVMIDRTFNQEERQNLTQDKRMILVDPDGFLEDFCCAVKPSPLSPPCLPLDPLSSPSSSHGHRQSVRGVTTDPPYRTDPQSGYGDPGGGSGGGGIDSYKSIIDLKRTQHSNYGNKAACSNNNNNSNYHLGNVAATATAAVSTGTEQTQHLSHLSSHPQAPLPLPPTPPDTDSVLEAAVNSILEC; encoded by the exons ATGGATGATGAGGACGATCGCCGTCTTCTGGATATTATAGG ctccctccctctctccttcagagATGTGCAGGCATTGAATGACTACCTCCACGGCTCCACCAACAAGTCT ATTGAGGAGGATGATGTGACGAACGCAGCGTACGGCTCTGCTGGAACCTTCTTCACTAGTAACACT gctggCTCTAACTCCGGCCTCAAAGATAGCGAGTTTGAGGATTCAGCGGGGGCTGGCCTCCAGCTTTCCAGCAGCCTATCGTTCATCGAGGATGAGCTGGGGGGAGGAGCCTCTCCAGGAGGAATGGAtcttggaggaggagaggatcagcACTTTGACATCCTGCAGAAGTCTCTCATGGAGGCAGACATCACTGAACAGACTCTGGAACAGGAGGCCATGCTAGACTCCCAACCACCTCCCCCTCCGGCCCCCTCCCCATTCCCCGCCCAGCTGGTCTCGGGGGGGTACAGCGGCGGGGTCACCACGGCGACAGCAGCGTTTCCCAGTGGTCAGTTCCTCCAGGGCGTATCCCAGGTGTCCCAGCTGCCCAACGGCCAGGCAGGGGGGCACATCCAGGTGTTGGGGTCCTTCGGAGGTGGTGGTGTCCAACAGATCCTCCTCCGGCAGGGTGGGGAGATTGGGGGGGTGATGGGGGGAGTAGCAGCAGGGGGGCAGGTGTTCGCCGCCTCCTCCCAAACGGGCCAGGTGAACCAGGTGGGCTTGCCCTTTAAAAATATCCCCCTGCAGAACATCATCATCCAGAGAGGACCAGGGGGCACCCAGGCCCTGGTCAGACCTATCCAGCCCAAACCCCTTCAAGCTGGGGCTCAGACAGTCTACAGCCTGGGACTCcagaccacaaccaccaccatggTTAATACTGCGGCCCAGGGACACTACACAGCTAACGGCTCCATCCTGGTCCACTCTCCACTGGGGCAGCAGAACCAGGGACAACAAGCCCAGGCCAACCTGGCCCCAGGGCAGTACCTGGTCCACCACAATGGCTCCTCAGACCCATCCCAATCAACCATGGTAGCCAATCAGAACACAGTGCAGCTTGTCACCGGGCAGAACTTCACGGCGACGGCGGGTGGTCAGCTGATCCAGGTGGGAGGCAGTCAGGTGGGATTAGGAGGAGCCATGACCCAAAAATGGCAGACTTTTCCTGGTACTAGCCCTGCCCCCATCCAGGCGGCATCAAATCAGGGGTGTCTGACGCTGGTTGGCACAGCGACCACAGGGGTTCGGGGTCAGGTGTTGTGCAGCCCAGTGCAGCGCCTCGTAGTGACTCAGAACAGCAGCtccctctcccccatgtctctctctggtactggtactgccaCACAGGACGAGGAATACTCACAG GCTCAGACACAGCTTGTCAACCTCCTTGGAAACAAAG CTGTGAAAACAATGACCTCCATGAGCCAAGACTCCCTGCTAAACACACAG GTCAGCGCTCAGAAGAGGCCGGCCCCTCAGCAGCTCACCAGAGGAGCAAT GATGCTACATCAGTTGACGATGGATCGTTCAGGGGTTCTGTCACCTGACATCACCCGCTTCACCTCATTGGATGACGCACTGCACAGACTCCTCCCCTACCACATGTTCCACGGTGCTCCGCCCAACAAGGAAGAGTTTTCTCAAG TGGATGATGAGTTTGAGACAATGGCGACTCAGGTGTTGAAGAGAACCCAGGTTATGATCAACAAATACAGACGACTGCTGATGGTGGAGGCTGAG CGCTCCAGTCCCTCCTCAGAGATGGTGATGATTGACAGGACCTTTAACCAAGAGGAACGCCAGAACCTGACACAGGACAAACGTATGATACTGGTTGACCcag atGGCTTCTTGGAAGATTTCTGTTGTGCGGTGAagccgtctcccctctctcccccctgcctccccttggaccctctctcctccccctcgtcCAGCCATGGCCATAGACAGTCAGTGAGGGGGGTGACCACAGACCCCCCTTACAGGACAGACCCCCAGTCAGGCTATGGAGACCCGGGGGGAGGTAGTGGGGGAGGAGGAATAGACTCTTATAAGAGTATCATTGACCTGAAGAGGACTCAACATAGCAACTATGGAAACAAAGCTGCTtgtagcaacaacaacaacaacagcaactatCACCTTGGAAACGTGGCTGCTACGGCCACAGCGGCAGTGTCGACAGGGACGGAACAGACTCAGCACCTGTCTCACCTGTCCTCTCACCCCCAGGCCCCCctacccctccctcccaccccgcCCGACACAGACTCGGTTCTAGAGGCAGCCGTCAACAGCATTCTAGAATGTTAG
- the LOC139570051 gene encoding BRD4-interacting chromatin-remodeling complex-associated protein-like isoform X5 yields the protein MIPCSLSESCVMDDEDDRRLLDIIGDVQALNDYLHGSTNKSIEEDDVTNAAYGSAGTFFTSNTAGSNSGLKDSEFEDSAGAGLQLSSSLSFIEDELGGGASPGGMDLGGGEDQHFDILQKSLMEADITEQTLEQEAMLDSQPPPPPAPSPFPAQLVSGGYSGGVTTATAAFPSGQFLQGVSQVSQLPNGQAGGHIQVLGSFGGGGVQQILLRQGGEIGGVMGGVAAGGQVFAASSQTGQVNQVGLPFKNIPLQNIIIQRGPGGTQALVRPIQPKPLQAGAQTVYSLGLQTTTTTMVNTAAQGHYTANGSILVHSPLGQQNQGQQAQANLAPGQYLVHHNGSSDPSQSTMVANQNTVQLVTGQNFTATAGGQLIQVGGSQVGLGGAMTQKWQTFPGTSPAPIQAASNQGCLTLVGTATTGVRGQVLCSPVQRLVVTQNSSSLSPMSLSGTGTATQDEEYSQAQTQLVNLLGNKAVKTMTSMSQDSLLNTQVSAQKRPAPQQLTRGAMMLHQLTMDRSGVLSPDITRFTSLDDALHRLLPYHMFHGAPPNKEEFSQVDDEFETMATQVLKRTQVMINKYRRLLMVEAERSSPSSEMVMIDRTFNQEERQNLTQDKRMILVDPDGFLEDFCCAVKPSPLSPPCLPLDPLSSPSSSHGHRQSVRGVTTDPPYRTDPQSGYGDPGGGSGGGGIDSYKSIIDLKRTQHSNYGNKAACSNNNNNSNYHLGNVAATATAAVSTGTEQTQHLSHLSSHPQAPLPLPPTPPDTDSVLEAAVNSILEC from the exons ATGATTCCATGCTCGCTGTCAGAAAGCT gtgTCATGGATGATGAGGACGATCGCCGTCTTCTGGATATTATAGG agATGTGCAGGCATTGAATGACTACCTCCACGGCTCCACCAACAAGTCT ATTGAGGAGGATGATGTGACGAACGCAGCGTACGGCTCTGCTGGAACCTTCTTCACTAGTAACACT gctggCTCTAACTCCGGCCTCAAAGATAGCGAGTTTGAGGATTCAGCGGGGGCTGGCCTCCAGCTTTCCAGCAGCCTATCGTTCATCGAGGATGAGCTGGGGGGAGGAGCCTCTCCAGGAGGAATGGAtcttggaggaggagaggatcagcACTTTGACATCCTGCAGAAGTCTCTCATGGAGGCAGACATCACTGAACAGACTCTGGAACAGGAGGCCATGCTAGACTCCCAACCACCTCCCCCTCCGGCCCCCTCCCCATTCCCCGCCCAGCTGGTCTCGGGGGGGTACAGCGGCGGGGTCACCACGGCGACAGCAGCGTTTCCCAGTGGTCAGTTCCTCCAGGGCGTATCCCAGGTGTCCCAGCTGCCCAACGGCCAGGCAGGGGGGCACATCCAGGTGTTGGGGTCCTTCGGAGGTGGTGGTGTCCAACAGATCCTCCTCCGGCAGGGTGGGGAGATTGGGGGGGTGATGGGGGGAGTAGCAGCAGGGGGGCAGGTGTTCGCCGCCTCCTCCCAAACGGGCCAGGTGAACCAGGTGGGCTTGCCCTTTAAAAATATCCCCCTGCAGAACATCATCATCCAGAGAGGACCAGGGGGCACCCAGGCCCTGGTCAGACCTATCCAGCCCAAACCCCTTCAAGCTGGGGCTCAGACAGTCTACAGCCTGGGACTCcagaccacaaccaccaccatggTTAATACTGCGGCCCAGGGACACTACACAGCTAACGGCTCCATCCTGGTCCACTCTCCACTGGGGCAGCAGAACCAGGGACAACAAGCCCAGGCCAACCTGGCCCCAGGGCAGTACCTGGTCCACCACAATGGCTCCTCAGACCCATCCCAATCAACCATGGTAGCCAATCAGAACACAGTGCAGCTTGTCACCGGGCAGAACTTCACGGCGACGGCGGGTGGTCAGCTGATCCAGGTGGGAGGCAGTCAGGTGGGATTAGGAGGAGCCATGACCCAAAAATGGCAGACTTTTCCTGGTACTAGCCCTGCCCCCATCCAGGCGGCATCAAATCAGGGGTGTCTGACGCTGGTTGGCACAGCGACCACAGGGGTTCGGGGTCAGGTGTTGTGCAGCCCAGTGCAGCGCCTCGTAGTGACTCAGAACAGCAGCtccctctcccccatgtctctctctggtactggtactgccaCACAGGACGAGGAATACTCACAG GCTCAGACACAGCTTGTCAACCTCCTTGGAAACAAAG CTGTGAAAACAATGACCTCCATGAGCCAAGACTCCCTGCTAAACACACAG GTCAGCGCTCAGAAGAGGCCGGCCCCTCAGCAGCTCACCAGAGGAGCAAT GATGCTACATCAGTTGACGATGGATCGTTCAGGGGTTCTGTCACCTGACATCACCCGCTTCACCTCATTGGATGACGCACTGCACAGACTCCTCCCCTACCACATGTTCCACGGTGCTCCGCCCAACAAGGAAGAGTTTTCTCAAG TGGATGATGAGTTTGAGACAATGGCGACTCAGGTGTTGAAGAGAACCCAGGTTATGATCAACAAATACAGACGACTGCTGATGGTGGAGGCTGAG CGCTCCAGTCCCTCCTCAGAGATGGTGATGATTGACAGGACCTTTAACCAAGAGGAACGCCAGAACCTGACACAGGACAAACGTATGATACTGGTTGACCcag atGGCTTCTTGGAAGATTTCTGTTGTGCGGTGAagccgtctcccctctctcccccctgcctccccttggaccctctctcctccccctcgtcCAGCCATGGCCATAGACAGTCAGTGAGGGGGGTGACCACAGACCCCCCTTACAGGACAGACCCCCAGTCAGGCTATGGAGACCCGGGGGGAGGTAGTGGGGGAGGAGGAATAGACTCTTATAAGAGTATCATTGACCTGAAGAGGACTCAACATAGCAACTATGGAAACAAAGCTGCTtgtagcaacaacaacaacaacagcaactatCACCTTGGAAACGTGGCTGCTACGGCCACAGCGGCAGTGTCGACAGGGACGGAACAGACTCAGCACCTGTCTCACCTGTCCTCTCACCCCCAGGCCCCCctacccctccctcccaccccgcCCGACACAGACTCGGTTCTAGAGGCAGCCGTCAACAGCATTCTAGAATGTTAG
- the LOC139570051 gene encoding BRD4-interacting chromatin-remodeling complex-associated protein-like isoform X4, whose protein sequence is MIPCSLSESCVMDDEDDRRLLDIIGSLPLSFRDVQALNDYLHGSTNKSIEEDDVTNAAYGSAGTFFTSNTAGSNSGLKDSEFEDSAGAGLQLSSSLSFIEDELGGGASPGGMDLGGGEDQHFDILQKSLMEADITEQTLEQEAMLDSQPPPPPAPSPFPAQLVSGGYSGGVTTATAAFPSGQFLQGVSQVSQLPNGQAGGHIQVLGSFGGGGVQQILLRQGGEIGGVMGGVAAGGQVFAASSQTGQVNQVGLPFKNIPLQNIIIQRGPGGTQALVRPIQPKPLQAGAQTVYSLGLQTTTTTMVNTAAQGHYTANGSILVHSPLGQQNQGQQAQANLAPGQYLVHHNGSSDPSQSTMVANQNTVQLVTGQNFTATAGGQLIQVGGSQVGLGGAMTQKWQTFPGTSPAPIQAASNQGCLTLVGTATTGVRGQVLCSPVQRLVVTQNSSSLSPMSLSGTGTATQDEEYSQAQTQLVNLLGNKAVKTMTSMSQDSLLNTQVSAQKRPAPQQLTRGAMMLHQLTMDRSGVLSPDITRFTSLDDALHRLLPYHMFHGAPPNKEEFSQVDDEFETMATQVLKRTQVMINKYRRLLMVEAERSSPSSEMVMIDRTFNQEERQNLTQDKRMILVDPDGFLEDFCCAVKPSPLSPPCLPLDPLSSPSSSHGHRQSVRGVTTDPPYRTDPQSGYGDPGGGSGGGGIDSYKSIIDLKRTQHSNYGNKAACSNNNNNSNYHLGNVAATATAAVSTGTEQTQHLSHLSSHPQAPLPLPPTPPDTDSVLEAAVNSILEC, encoded by the exons ATGATTCCATGCTCGCTGTCAGAAAGCT gtgTCATGGATGATGAGGACGATCGCCGTCTTCTGGATATTATAGG ctccctccctctctccttcagagATGTGCAGGCATTGAATGACTACCTCCACGGCTCCACCAACAAGTCT ATTGAGGAGGATGATGTGACGAACGCAGCGTACGGCTCTGCTGGAACCTTCTTCACTAGTAACACT gctggCTCTAACTCCGGCCTCAAAGATAGCGAGTTTGAGGATTCAGCGGGGGCTGGCCTCCAGCTTTCCAGCAGCCTATCGTTCATCGAGGATGAGCTGGGGGGAGGAGCCTCTCCAGGAGGAATGGAtcttggaggaggagaggatcagcACTTTGACATCCTGCAGAAGTCTCTCATGGAGGCAGACATCACTGAACAGACTCTGGAACAGGAGGCCATGCTAGACTCCCAACCACCTCCCCCTCCGGCCCCCTCCCCATTCCCCGCCCAGCTGGTCTCGGGGGGGTACAGCGGCGGGGTCACCACGGCGACAGCAGCGTTTCCCAGTGGTCAGTTCCTCCAGGGCGTATCCCAGGTGTCCCAGCTGCCCAACGGCCAGGCAGGGGGGCACATCCAGGTGTTGGGGTCCTTCGGAGGTGGTGGTGTCCAACAGATCCTCCTCCGGCAGGGTGGGGAGATTGGGGGGGTGATGGGGGGAGTAGCAGCAGGGGGGCAGGTGTTCGCCGCCTCCTCCCAAACGGGCCAGGTGAACCAGGTGGGCTTGCCCTTTAAAAATATCCCCCTGCAGAACATCATCATCCAGAGAGGACCAGGGGGCACCCAGGCCCTGGTCAGACCTATCCAGCCCAAACCCCTTCAAGCTGGGGCTCAGACAGTCTACAGCCTGGGACTCcagaccacaaccaccaccatggTTAATACTGCGGCCCAGGGACACTACACAGCTAACGGCTCCATCCTGGTCCACTCTCCACTGGGGCAGCAGAACCAGGGACAACAAGCCCAGGCCAACCTGGCCCCAGGGCAGTACCTGGTCCACCACAATGGCTCCTCAGACCCATCCCAATCAACCATGGTAGCCAATCAGAACACAGTGCAGCTTGTCACCGGGCAGAACTTCACGGCGACGGCGGGTGGTCAGCTGATCCAGGTGGGAGGCAGTCAGGTGGGATTAGGAGGAGCCATGACCCAAAAATGGCAGACTTTTCCTGGTACTAGCCCTGCCCCCATCCAGGCGGCATCAAATCAGGGGTGTCTGACGCTGGTTGGCACAGCGACCACAGGGGTTCGGGGTCAGGTGTTGTGCAGCCCAGTGCAGCGCCTCGTAGTGACTCAGAACAGCAGCtccctctcccccatgtctctctctggtactggtactgccaCACAGGACGAGGAATACTCACAG GCTCAGACACAGCTTGTCAACCTCCTTGGAAACAAAG CTGTGAAAACAATGACCTCCATGAGCCAAGACTCCCTGCTAAACACACAG GTCAGCGCTCAGAAGAGGCCGGCCCCTCAGCAGCTCACCAGAGGAGCAAT GATGCTACATCAGTTGACGATGGATCGTTCAGGGGTTCTGTCACCTGACATCACCCGCTTCACCTCATTGGATGACGCACTGCACAGACTCCTCCCCTACCACATGTTCCACGGTGCTCCGCCCAACAAGGAAGAGTTTTCTCAAG TGGATGATGAGTTTGAGACAATGGCGACTCAGGTGTTGAAGAGAACCCAGGTTATGATCAACAAATACAGACGACTGCTGATGGTGGAGGCTGAG CGCTCCAGTCCCTCCTCAGAGATGGTGATGATTGACAGGACCTTTAACCAAGAGGAACGCCAGAACCTGACACAGGACAAACGTATGATACTGGTTGACCcag atGGCTTCTTGGAAGATTTCTGTTGTGCGGTGAagccgtctcccctctctcccccctgcctccccttggaccctctctcctccccctcgtcCAGCCATGGCCATAGACAGTCAGTGAGGGGGGTGACCACAGACCCCCCTTACAGGACAGACCCCCAGTCAGGCTATGGAGACCCGGGGGGAGGTAGTGGGGGAGGAGGAATAGACTCTTATAAGAGTATCATTGACCTGAAGAGGACTCAACATAGCAACTATGGAAACAAAGCTGCTtgtagcaacaacaacaacaacagcaactatCACCTTGGAAACGTGGCTGCTACGGCCACAGCGGCAGTGTCGACAGGGACGGAACAGACTCAGCACCTGTCTCACCTGTCCTCTCACCCCCAGGCCCCCctacccctccctcccaccccgcCCGACACAGACTCGGTTCTAGAGGCAGCCGTCAACAGCATTCTAGAATGTTAG